The following coding sequences lie in one Montipora foliosa isolate CH-2021 chromosome 11, ASM3666993v2, whole genome shotgun sequence genomic window:
- the LOC137975511 gene encoding uncharacterized protein, which produces MDWTELKYLGSILILVQICCDVTSERNVAGFKDWNFSNSPEKNDRHGQRVIDNIEDVIKIGDSSLPRRDRYGVLRNGSPENNENGFDNYVFTPSERQVRLYGQLEEQHALIHGLNLHDSHKKRFYSIPWAQRKNRNKGGDWFWKEKLGYRPRKADITEKMFPLTMEEVTKYVSPVQEKILNEPVIKVSYGLNQNTRMHNFSPSYKDRIQGSDMTISHRSNPLHTEINPANTEILSGPLRNGRPESFPRTTGVNIPLTRSPVSHSVDLTGNVRAATPALYQSGGIGNQAQGLVNTQLQELSKGVLDQLGDEGSKFVSIQLTKHPKLRIIWANIIARALIRQSLQIAQLDESTKSSNSSVSNIAPPQSGKAATTDGNRVNYDLQNKSNDEFNVSNSMKALNGETIMYQKTTATSQVKNSPNDDISMLNLHGISGKSNVNIQGKESVNPVVNREIQKFPFNASAHTNNDPIVTSQHVKLGIGTQPSTEPGNPGGRKEGNNGNINLTNHSLEVSVAQNVDGREPITSNITKNLAPNRASGKAHKQISSSQKGAGPFSLKKFNSGKKNYSPINQMIRDPVAQQEFPDFMEDPYLSQQQLLGEDGDEENYFEHKINSAGQIVDETLPSYNDTFFKADRGEANYVANSLQGDSLTTAQFAESLARNDKLTDTENLQNAQLLSAVLKEDRKIASIDNQQETSQPQQRPNSRGASRSASGNGGNTRTTSKTSGSSFEDHFGDAMVTSELQNDMAPNAISDITGANLGGFYGDYDMNEPKSSYMYGGQDTGADQTDLLNESDTASLSPQFDATPVPGEVVQAQKKHQIHSGLKHSVKHKKMRLVNKKAKSSPVSMIRAPKTKFKRVKTSESRFAVEIRPIKSQNQPATRDSEISPTSIIFGLTKTDMKELEKHLAHGGQVSDGRLGRGTKSEDEHKKQTEGSMEDLEDKTLVHKKSLTKSSKFSNNRQHVHVMVQQKGKTRKHFKPSLDLLGIRRSTNQKPKKINLASWEGVTDVLKSGLDQVRDIVPKVSGSAFERTMKNFDGQEHSNSHGLKTPAFERSLYKHSKGLRRGRPLNNKYRRNEIGKDSKTYDHFGTVSGFGVPNWSSLKVTTSLSEGRKLKGKRNLKEFETNLSDGTFRSPDFEKQLSQALFQENKHDLAYVGAVTDVDNEGFNTLINHSNFPSRFKTISPMAKSNVNDRLVGLLKSGEDMPNIKNSQEKLVLFFKDTDSKIKEGNTVARPRFGENNDMETPENIRESAFHDLTPERKVGSSSFKEQENIGTDGQSQLASVLKSANNGDQRDLKELEKMDSEDERNAQSLFMPVPGIL; this is translated from the exons ATGGATTGGACGGAATTAAAGTACCTTGGATCGATTTTGATTTTGGTGCAAATCTGTTGCGATGTCACCTCTGAAAGAAATGTTGCTG GTTTTAAGGATTGGAATTTCTCGAATTCCCCGGAAAAGAATGATAGACATGGTCAACGAGTAATAGATAACATCGAGGACGTGATTAAAATTGGTGATTCATCACTACCGCGAAGAGACCGCTATGGTGTTTTAAGAAACGGTAGTCCAGAGAACAACGAAAATGGGTTTGATAACTATGTCTTCACGCCTTCAGAACGTCAAGTAAGACTATATGGCCAGTTGGAGGAACAACACGCCCTGATTCACGGCTTAAATCTTCACGACTCCCATAAAAAGCGTTTCTACTCAATTCCGTGGGCACAGCGGAAAAACCGAAATAAAGGTGGTGATTGGTTTTGGAAGGAAAAGCTTGGATATAGGCCAAGAAAGGCTGATATAACAGAGAAAATGTTCCCACTTACAATGGAAGAGGTGACAAAATATGTCTCTCCAGTACAAGAGAAAATACTGAACGAACCAGTTATTAAAGTTTCATACGGACTAAATCAAAATACCAGGATGCATAATTTCTCACCAAGTTATAAGGATAGAATACAAGGAAGTGATATGACCATTTCACATCGATCCAATCCCTTACATACTGAAATAAACCCAGCAAACACGGAGATTCTGTCAGGTCCTTTGAGAAATGGTCGACCCGAATCATTTCCTCGCACTACAGGTGTAAATATACCTCTTACAAGAAGTCCGGTCTCTCACTCGGTAGACTTGACTGGAAATGTGAGAGCGGCCACACCAGCGTTATATCAGAGTGGAGGGATTGGAAACCAAGCACAAGGGCTCGTAAATACCCAGCTTCAAGAACTATCCAAAGGCGTTTTAGATCAACTTGGTGACGAAGGATCCAAGTTCGTCTCGATACAATTGACTAAACATCCAAAACTGAGGATTATTTGGGCAAATATCATAGCAAGGGCTCTCATTAGACAAAGTCTTCAAATTGCTCAACTTGATGAGTCAACGAAATCTTCGAATTCGTCTGTTTCAAATATCGCACCGCCTCAATCTGGCAAAGCAGCAACAACGGACGGAAATAGAGTGAACTATGATTTGCAAAATAAATCCAACGACGAATTTAATGTTTCAAACTCAATGAAAGCACTAAATGGAGAGACGATTATGTATCAAAAAACAACAGCGACATCTCAAGTTAAGAATAGTCCGAACGATGACATATCAATGTTAAATTTGCATGGCATATCTGGAAAAAGCAACGTTAACATTCAAGGCAAGGAAAGTGTGAATCCGGTTGTGAATAGGGAAATACAAAAGTTCCCTTTTAATGCCTCAGCTCATACCAATAACGACCCGATAGTAACCAGTCAACATGTTAAATTAGGGATCGGAACACAGCCTTCAACGGAGCCCGGAAACCCAGGAGGTCGAAAAGAGGGCAATAATGGCAATATTAACCTCACCAATCACAGCTTAGAGGTTTCTGTAGCTCAAAACGTTGATGGGCGTGAACCAATTACATCGAATATCACTAAAAACCTTGCTCCTAACAGAGCAAGTGGAAAAGCACACAAACAGATCTCTTCAAGTCAGAAAGGGGCAGGACCTTTTTCTTTAAAGAAGTTTAATTCTGGCAAAAAGAATTATTCACCGATCAATCAAATGATTAGGGATCCTGTGGCGCAGCAAGAATTTCCCGATTTCATGGAAGATCCGTACTTAAGCCAACAGCAGCTTCTAGGGGAAGATGGAGACGAGGAAAATTACTTTGAGCATAAAATAAATAGCGCCGGTCAAATCGTAGACGAGACGCTACCAAGTTACAATGACACTTTTTTCAAAGCGGACAGAGGAGAAGCGAATTACGTCGCAAACTCACTTCAGGGTGATTCGCTCACAACAGCTCAATTTGCAGAATCATTGGCCCGAAATGATAAACTTACTGATACAGAAAACTTACAAAATGCCCAACTTTTGTCTGCAGTTTTGAAGGAAGATCGTAAAATAGCCTCAATCGACAACCAGCAAGAAACCAGTCAACCCCAACAGCGTCCCAATTCGCGGGGAGCTTCTCGCTCTGCTAGTGGCAACGGTGGTAACACGCGGACAACTTCTAAAACAAGCGGTTCATCCTTTGAAGACCATTTTGGCGATGCAATGGTTACAAGTGAACTTCAGAATGATATGGCACCAAATGCTATTTCGGATATAACTGGTGCTAATCTAGGAGGTTTTTATGGAGATTATGACATGAATGAACCGAAATCATCTTATATGTATGGAGGGCAGGACACAGGAGCTGATCAGACAGATCTGCTGAATGAAAGCGATACTGCAAGCTTATCGCCGCAATTCGACGCAACTCCTGTACCAGGAGAAGTTGTACAAGCGCAAAAGAAACACCAAATACACTCCGGGTTAAAGCATTCCGTGAAACACAAGAAAATGAGACTAGTAAACAAAAAAGCCAAATCCTCACCTGTTTCAATGATCCGTGCCCCTAAAACGAAGTTTAAACGCGTCAAAACGTCAGAAAGTCGTTTTGCTGTGGAAATTAGACCCATTAAATCACAAAATCAACCTGCGACTCGAGACTCTGAAATAAGCCCAACTTCGATAATATTTGGTCTGACTAAAACTGATATGAAGGAACTAGAAAAGCACTTAGCCCACGGAGGACAAGTTTCAGATGGAAGGCTTGGACGAGGCACAAAGTCAGAGGATGAACACAAAAAGCAGACCGAAGGCTCGATGGAGGATCTTGAGGATAAAACGTTAGTGCACAAAAAGTCTCTCACTAAAAGCAGCAAATTTTCAAACAATCGTCAGCATGTTCATGTCATGGTGCAACAAAAAGGAAAGACGAGAAAACACTTTAAGCCATCTTTAGATTTGTTGGGAATCCGTAGAAGCACAAAccaaaaaccaaagaaaataaatttggCATCGTGGGAGGGTGTTACTGACGTGTTAAAAAGTGGTCTGGACCAAGTCCGAGATATCGTCCCCAAAGTTTCAGGATCTGCCTTTGAAAGAACAATGAAGAATTTCGATGGGCAAGAACACAGCAACTCTCACGGGCTTAAAACACCAGCATTCGAACGTTCCCTCTATAAACACTCCAAAGGTTTGAGAAGAGGAAGACcattaaataataaatacaGGAGAAACGAAATTGGCAAGGACAGTAAAACATATGACCATTTTGGAACAGTGAGCGGGTTTGGTGTTCCAAATTGGTCCAGTCTCAAGGTCACCACTTCCCTCTCTGAGGGAAGAAAACTCAAAGGTAAGAGAAACTTAAAGGAATTTGAAACCAATTTAAGCGATGGCACTTTTCGAAGCCCGGACTTTGAGAAGCAATTATCACAGGCGCTgtttcaggaaaacaaacacgATCTAGCGTATGTTGGTGCAGTAACCGATGTGGATAATGAGGGCTTTAATACACTGATTAATCATTCTAATTTCCCAAGCCGTTTTAAGACCATTTCGCCAATGGCCAAATCAAATGTGAATGACAGACTGGTTGGCCTGTTAAAAAGTGGTGAAGACATGCCTAATATCAAAAACAGTCAAGAAAAATTGgtgttgtttttcaaagacACCGACAGCAAAATTAAAGAAGGCAATACTGTTGCACGACCTAGATTCGGTGAAAATAATGATATGGAAACACCCGAAAACATCAGAGAGTCTGCATTCCATGATTTAACTCCGGAGCGAAAAGTTGGAAGTTCCAGTTTCAAAGAACAGGAAAATATTGGCACAGACGGCCAAAGTCAACTAGCATCAGTGCTAAAATCTGCGAATAATGGTGATCAGAGAGATTTAAAGGAACTGGAGAAGATGGACAGTGAAGACGAAAGAAATGCCCAGAGTCTTTTTATGCCGGTACCAGGGATATTGTAG